ATGATGTATTTTTCTCAATAAGGAACTTCGTAATAAGGGATTTCTAAACCAAGATCACCTCTTGCTACCATGATTCCATCACTTACATCAATGATTTCATCAAGGTTTTTGATTGCGTGACGAGTTTCAACTTTAGCAATCACTTGAACGTGTTCCATACCGTATTGTTTTAAGATTGCTTTAATTTCATAAACATCATCTGCACTATTAACAAATGATGCAGCAATATAATCAACTTTATTCTTTAATCCAAAAGTGATATCGTTGTAATCTTTTTGTGATAAGAATGGAATTGAATATTGTGCATTTGGTAAGTTAATACGTTTTTTAGTGATGATCTTATGTTCGTTTTTAGCAATTGCTCGAATAAATGAAAAATCTTCGGCAATCTCAATTACTTGTAAAGTTAATTTTCCATCATCTACTAAAACAGTTGAACCTAAAGAAACATCTTTAGCCATGTTGTATTTTTTAGATGAATCTGAAACTGAGAATTCAGTAGCATCACCAACGATTTCACGGTTAGTATAAATCTTTACGATCTGATCTTTTTTAACAACGTTGTTCGTATCACTGATCTGATTTAATCTGATCTCAGGACCGTTGGTATCAAGCATAATTGAGATTGGCAGATTTAATTCATTAGCCACACTTCTAGCTAGAATCATTCTAACTGCTTGTTCTTCTTGATTTCCGTGAGAAAAGTTTAATCTTACAACACTTACACCGTTTAAAAATAATTGTTTTAAGTTTTCTTTAGCTTTTTGGACGATCTCTTGTTTAGTAGGATCTTCTAGATCGGCTAAACTAAAAAGTTTATAAGTAATTGAAGGACCACAAGTGGCTACTATCTTTGTCTTTTTTAAAAAGTTTAAATCAAAATCTTTATGTTTCTTATTCATATTTATTATTAAAAACCACCGTTTATTCTATTGCTCAAATTAATTAATTTGATTCTTGAAGGATTGCGTTTATTTAGTGCTTCTTGGAAATTGTAAGTAACAATTTCATCACCACTTAAACCTAAAACAACGCCGTATGTTTGATCATTGATACATTCAAACGCTTTGATTGCAAATTTTATTGCAAGGATACGTTCCATTGGTGTTGGAACTTGACCACGTTGACCATAGGTTAGGATATTTACATTAGTTTTAATTCCTAATTGGTCATTAATTTGTTGGGCAATTGTTTTTAAACTATCACGACCATCTTCACCATAGATATGTTCACAAACAATTACAGTAAACGTACGTTTGTGATCTTGTAACATTCTTTTAGCTGCAAGATCAACAATCTCCTGGGTTGATTTAATGTTTTCTGGGGTGATTACTAAATCAGCTTTGGTTGCTATTGCAGCATACACAGCTAAATCACCACAATGTCGACCCATCACTTCAGAGATCGATACGCGGTTGTGTGAAACACTAGTTGAGATAATCTCTTGGATTGTTCTTGTAATATGTTCTAGTGCTGAATAAAAACCAATCGTGTAATCTGATGATGAAACGTCGTTGTCAATCGTTCCAGGCATCGCAATTACATTGATTCCCATCTCAGATAACAATTTTGCACCCTGATATGAACCATCACCACCGATCACGACTAAAGTGTCAATCTTTTTAGCTTTAAGATTGCTTACGGCTTTTTTTCTTACTTCAAGATCTTTGAATTCAACTAATCTTGCTGAATAAATAAAAGTACCCGAATCAAAGAAGTGATCAATCACTTCTTGTTGGTTAGCTAGAACGATCTGATCTTCAACTAATCCCTTATAACCTTCATAAACTAGATAAGGTTGGATATTATTAATGATTGCTTGTTGCACTAAACCATAGATTGCTGGATTCATTCCTGGAGAGTCTCCTCCAGAAGTTAAGATCGCGATTCGCTTTGTTTGAATGGCCATATATAAATGTTTTTAACCCTTATAAAATTATAATAAATTATTTGTTATCAAACAATAAGCTTAGCAATTCTTCTTTAGTGATTGTTCCAAGATATAATGGTAGATCAAACTGATCTAAAACATCATTCACACTTTGGTAATCAAACTTCGTTCCTTTTAATTTTTCTTCTATCTCTTCGATCTGACCAACACTTAAAAAGTCACCGTTGAATTTGATATCTTTGATCACACCGTGATCAGTGTTTAGACTTAATTCTAATTCACCACCACTAAAGCGTTTTTTATTATTGAATTTGTATTCTAAAGATGATCCATAGATTCATTCTCATTTCTTGAAGTGATTCTCAGCACGATCTTTGATCCATTGTTTAGCTTTATCATCTAATTCGATCTTAGTAAGATCGTACTTTTTAAAGTAGAACTTAATTAGTTCATCAATAAATCATTCAACTGATTTTTTTTCTGGTAAATGATCAATGATATTAGTTACACGTTTTTTGATTGAATCAATTCCTTTAGCTTCAATCTTACTCTTATCAACATGTAAGTAGTTAGCTAACTTAGTCATGTCAGTGTTATAAAGTAACGTTCCGTGGTGTAAGATCTTATCTTGATAAAGGTATTGTGCCGTTCCTGAAAACTTCATGCCTTCAATTTCTAGATCATTGCGACCTTTAAAAGTCGCATTAATATTTAGTGAATTTAAGAATTCAATAATTGGTTGTGCAAAAAACTGATAAGCATTAGCACGTTTTTCATCTAAATAATCGATATAAGAATAACAGATATTCCCAAGATCTTGGAACACTGTTCCCCCACCTGAAAAACGGCGAATTAGATTAACGTGATCTTTAGATGTTTCATTGGTATTAATCTGAGCTAATGTATTTTGGTTACGACCAATAAAGATCGTATTAGCATTTCTTCAGATGTAAATGATTGGTAATTCTAGATCTAAGTGTTTTAATAGGTATTCTTCAGTCGCTGCATTAATGTAGCAATCGTTCGAGTCTGATAAGTAAAAATAAGCCATAATTGTGTATATTTGATAAAAAACCCTTGTACAAGGGTCTTTTATTTGTTTGAATAATTTTAGTGTTTGTGATTAAAGTGAGTGTAAATTGCTTGTTTAGCACATTCTGAGATCACTTCAGCAAGAGTTGGGTGTGGGTGAATTGCTTGTTCTAATTCAAACACGGTTAGTTCATTTTCCATTGCTAAAGCAATTTCAGAGATCATATCACTAGCAGTTGATGCGATTAGTACACATCCTAGGATCTCACCATATTTTTTGCCAAACATCAGTTTAACAAATCCGTCAGTTGCACCATCAGCAATCGCTTTACCATTAACTGCCATTGGCATTTTAGCAACAACGTATTCGATATTCTTTTCTTTTAGTTGTTGTTCAGTATAACCAATCGTAGCAATCTCTGGATAAGTATAAATACATCCAGGAGTAGTTAGTGCACTTACTTTTTTCGGGTTCCGTCCAAGAATTGTATCAACAGCAAATGTTGCGTGGTGATAAGCGTAGTGAGCTAACATTACTTGACCAGCAGCATCACCAATTACATAGATTGAATCAGTTGATGTTTGCAGTTTATCATTTAACTTAATGCGGTTACGTTCATCTCTTGCAACATTAAATGAACCAAATACTTGATCATTAATTACTCTACCAACAGATTCAAGGATGTATTGTGAAGGTAATTGGTAAGCTGTTCCATTATCTTCATATATAATTGATTGGTTTTGATAACCTAGAATCTTAGCGTTGTAAACAACGTTGATGCCTAGTGATTTAACTTTTTTAGCAATGAAATCACTCGCATCTTGATCTAGTAATTCACATAATCGATCAACAGCTTGTAAGATTGTTACTTTAGTTCCAAGTGTTGCATATAAAGTTGCAAATTCAATCCCAATTACACCACCACCAATCACAACTAGTGATTGAGGAACTTGAGGTAATTCAAGTGCTCTTGTTGAATCAATGATCACACCTTCAGCACGACCTTGATCAAATCCAGGTAAAGGTAATTTTCTAGGAGATGAACCAGTTGCTACAATAATATCTTTTGTTGTCAATGTTTGACCATTTACAGATACTGTGTGACCATCAATAATTGTTGCTTCTCCAACGATCGTTTCAGCCTTAGCCATCTTTAAGATCGTTTTCACCCCGTTAACTAATTTGTTAACAACACCTTCTTTTCTTTTTAAGATGTTTGCTCAGTTAACAGACATTTGGGTATTAGCTAAATCTAGTCCAAATTCAGCTGCTTTTTCAACGTAGTGTTTAACTTTAGAAGATTGTAATAATGTCTTAGTTGGAATACAACCAACATTTAAACAAACTCCGCCATAAGTGCCGCGTTCAATTACTAAAGTTTTAAGACCATTTTTAGCAGCATGTTCACCTGCTACATAACCACCAGGTCCAGCACCAATAACAATTAGATCGTAATTATACATATTTACTACCTACTAATTAAATTAGTAAACCGTCAAGGTTTTCAACGATTTCTTTTAATGTCTTAGCAAATCGTCCGATATCAGCACCATCAATTCATCTGTGGTCAGCTGCAATTGTAATTGGCATAATTTGCTTAATTACGATTTGGTTTTCAGCAGTTCTAGATAATTTTTCTTCTACTGTACCTGTAGCAATAATAGCAACTTCTGGGAATTTAATAATTGGAGTACCAAATAGTGCACCGATTGAACCAAAGTTAGTAACACTAATTGTTCCATCAGCTAAATCAGCTAGTCCCATCTTCTTAGAACGTGCTTTTTCAGCTAAACTGCTAACTTCTTTAGCAATTTCAATTACTGATTTGTCTTGAGCTGA
The Mycoplasma tullyi genome window above contains:
- a CDS encoding ATP-dependent 6-phosphofructokinase, with the protein product MAIQTKRIAILTSGGDSPGMNPAIYGLVQQAIINNIQPYLVYEGYKGLVEDQIVLANQQEVIDHFFDSGTFIYSARLVEFKDLEVRKKAVSNLKAKKIDTLVVIGGDGSYQGAKLLSEMGINVIAMPGTIDNDVSSSDYTIGFYSALEHITRTIQEIISTSVSHNRVSISEVMGRHCGDLAVYAAIATKADLVITPENIKSTQEIVDLAAKRMLQDHKRTFTVIVCEHIYGEDGRDSLKTIAQQINDQLGIKTNVNILTYGQRGQVPTPMERILAIKFAIKAFECINDQTYGVVLGLSGDEIVTYNFQEALNKRNPSRIKLINLSNRINGGF
- the lpdA gene encoding dihydrolipoyl dehydrogenase, coding for MYNYDLIVIGAGPGGYVAGEHAAKNGLKTLVIERGTYGGVCLNVGCIPTKTLLQSSKVKHYVEKAAEFGLDLANTQMSVNWANILKRKEGVVNKLVNGVKTILKMAKAETIVGEATIIDGHTVSVNGQTLTTKDIIVATGSSPRKLPLPGFDQGRAEGVIIDSTRALELPQVPQSLVVIGGGVIGIEFATLYATLGTKVTILQAVDRLCELLDQDASDFIAKKVKSLGINVVYNAKILGYQNQSIIYEDNGTAYQLPSQYILESVGRVINDQVFGSFNVARDERNRIKLNDKLQTSTDSIYVIGDAAGQVMLAHYAYHHATFAVDTILGRNPKKVSALTTPGCIYTYPEIATIGYTEQQLKEKNIEYVVAKMPMAVNGKAIADGATDGFVKLMFGKKYGEILGCVLIASTASDMISEIALAMENELTVFELEQAIHPHPTLAEVISECAKQAIYTHFNHKH
- a CDS encoding lipoate--protein ligase, yielding MAYFYLSDSNDCYINAATEEYLLKHLDLELPIIYIWRNANTIFIGRNQNTLAQINTNETSKDHVNLIRRFSGGGTVFQDLGNICYSYIDYLDEKRANAYQFFAQPIIEFLNSLNINATFKGRNDLEIEGMKFSGTAQYLYQDKILHHGTLLYNTDMTKLANYLHVDKSKIEAKGIDSIKKRVTNIIDHLPEKKSVEWFIDELIKFYFKKYDLTKIELDDKAKQWIKDRAENHFKKWEWIYGSSLEYKFNNKKRFSGGELELSLNTDHGVIKDIKFNGDFLSVGQIEEIEEKLKGTKFDYQSVNDVLDQFDLPLYLGTITKEELLSLLFDNK
- the pyk gene encoding pyruvate kinase, translated to MNKKHKDFDLNFLKKTKIVATCGPSITYKLFSLADLEDPTKQEIVQKAKENLKQLFLNGVSVVRLNFSHGNQEEQAVRMILARSVANELNLPISIMLDTNGPEIRLNQISDTNNVVKKDQIVKIYTNREIVGDATEFSVSDSSKKYNMAKDVSLGSTVLVDDGKLTLQVIEIAEDFSFIRAIAKNEHKIITKKRINLPNAQYSIPFLSQKDYNDITFGLKNKVDYIAASFVNSADDVYEIKAILKQYGMEHVQVIAKVETRHAIKNLDEIIDVSDGIMVARGDLGLEIPYYEVPYWEKYIIKACRFKNKRVIVATQMLDSLEKNVQPTRAEVTDVFFAVERGCDATMLSGETANGMYPIIAVETMKKINKQSELLFDYKRAITHYFPMTDVCHTAFGERVLEIAKKICPNREIDNEEFSTHFLVHFTNNRDEIFALSNAKLAASVIIVTDDQNVYTGHGVDYGVFTYKVDNLSEAINNHQLVAKKAILHYSELFEIKPDNKTNFVLLK